In bacterium, a single genomic region encodes these proteins:
- a CDS encoding tyrosine-type recombinase/integrase, translating to MAQRNHPTSRTRPITHRLRPLTLGTNHLGRDAIRRLVTRHTATASDTCPTLRDKNVTPHVLRHTCAMQLLRAGIDTAVIALILGHANVTTTQVYLQADQNIKQDAMARITPPDVEPGRYRPSDDLLAFLEGL from the coding sequence CTGGCACAACGAAACCACCCAACGTCACGGACCCGCCCGATCACTCATCGCCTACGACCACTAACCCTTGGAACTAATCATCTAGGCCGCGACGCGATCCGCAGACTGGTCACCCGTCACACTGCGACGGCTTCGGATACCTGTCCGACACTTCGCGACAAAAACGTGACTCCCCACGTTCTGCGTCACACATGCGCAATGCAGCTCCTCCGAGCTGGGATCGATACTGCTGTGATCGCCCTCATCTTGGGCCACGCCAATGTCACGACTACCCAGGTGTACCTGCAAGCCGATCAGAACATCAAACAAGACGCCATGGCTCGAATCACACCGCCCGATGTCGAACCTGGCCGCTAC